One genomic segment of Odocoileus virginianus isolate 20LAN1187 ecotype Illinois chromosome X, Ovbor_1.2, whole genome shotgun sequence includes these proteins:
- the MED12 gene encoding mediator of RNA polymerase II transcription subunit 12 isoform X7, with amino-acid sequence MAAFGILSYEHRPLKRPRLGPPDVYPQDPKQKEDELTALNVKQGFNNQPAVSGDEHGTAKNVNFNPAKISSNFSSIIAEKLRCNTLSDTGRRKPQVNQKDNFWLVTARSQSAINTWFTDLAGTKPLTQLAKKVPIFSKKEEVFGYLAKYTVPVMRAAWLIKMTCAYYAAISETKVKKRHVDPFTEWTQIITKCLWEQLQKMAEYYRPGPAGSGGCGSTIGPLPHDVEMAIRQWDYNEKLAMFMFQDGMLDRHEFLTWVLECFEKIRPGEDELLKLLLPLLLRYSGEFVQSAYLSRRLAYFCTRRLALQLDGVSSHSSHVMSAQSTSTLPTTPAPQPPTSSTPSTPFSDLLMCPQHRPLVFGLSCILQTILLCCPSALVWHYSLTDSRIKTGSPLDHLPIAPSNLPMPEGNSAFTQQVRAKLREIEQQIKERGQAVEVRWSFDKCQEATAGFTIGRVLHTLEVLDSHSFERSDFSNSLDSLCNRIFGLGPSKDGHEISSDDDAVVSLLCEWAVSCKRSGRHRAMVVAKLLEKRQAEIEAERCGESEAADEKGSIASGSLSAPSAPIFQDVLLQFLDTQAPMLTDPRSESERVEFFNLVLLFCELIRHDVFSHNMYTCTLISRGDLAFGAPGPRPPSPFDDPADDPERKEAEGSSSSKLEDPGLSESMDIDPSSSVLFEDMEKPDFSLFSPTMPCEGKGSPSPEKPDVEKEVKPPPKEKLEGTLGVLYDQPRHVQYATHFPIPQEESCSHECNQRLVVLFGVGKQRDDARHAIKKITKDILKVLNRKGTAETDQLAPIVPLNPGDLTFLGGEDGQKRRRNRPEAFPTAEDIFAKFQHLSHYDQHQVTAQVSRNVLEQITSFALGMSYHLPLVQHVQFIFDLMEYSLSISGLIDFAIQLLNELSVVEAELLLKSSDLVGSYTTSLCLCIVAVLRHYHACLILNQDQMAQVFEGLCGVVKHGMNRSDGSSAERCILAYLYDLYTSCSHLKSKFGELFSDFCSKVKNTIYCNVEPSESNMRWAPEFMIDTLENPAAHTFTYTGLGKSLSENPANRYSFVCNALMHVCVGHHDSDRVNDIAILCAELTGYCKSLSAEWLGVLKALCCSSNNGTCGFNDLLCNVDVSDLSFHDSLATFVAILIARQCLLLEDLIRCAAIPSLLNAACSEQDSEPGARLTCRILLHLFKTPQLNPCQSDGNKPTVGIRSSCDRHLLAASQNRIVDGAVFAVLKAVFVLGDAELKGSGFTVTGGTEELPEEEGGGGSGGRRQGGRNISVETASLDVYAKYVLRSICQQEWVGERCLKSLCEDSNDLQDPVLSSAQAQRLMQLICYPHRLLDNEDGENPQRQRIKRILQNLDQWTMRQSSLELQLMIKQTPNNEMNSLLENIAKATIEVFQQSAETGSSSGNAASNMPSSSKTKPVLSSLERSGVWLVAPLIAKLPTSVQGHVLKAAGEELEKGQHLDSSSHKERDRQKQKSMSLLSQQPFLSLVLTCLKGQDEQREGLLTSLYSQVHQIVNNWRDDQYLDDCKPKQLMHEALKLRLNLVGGMFDTVQRSTQQTTEWAVLLLDIIISGTVDMQSNNELFTTVLDMLSVLINGTLAADMSSISQGSMEENKRAYMNLVKKLRKELAERQSDSLEKVYQLLPLPKPTRDVITCEPQGSLIDTKGNKIAGFDSIFKKEGLQVSTKQKLSPWDLFEGLKPSAPLSWGWFGTVRVDRRVARGEEQQRLLLYHTHLRPRPRAYYLEPLPLPPEDEEPPAPTLLEPEKKAPEPPKTDKPGAAPPSTEERKKKSTKGKKRSQPAAKTEDYGMGPGRSGPYGVTVPPDLLHHANPGSISHLSYRQSSIGLYTQNQPLPAGGPRVDPYRPMRLPMQKLPTRPPYPGVLPTTMTGVMGLEPAPYKTSVYRQQQPTAPQGQRLRQQLQAKISQGMLGQSSVHQMTSSSSYGLQTSQGYTPYVSHVGLQQHTGPADPTRHLQQRPSGYVHQQAPTYGHGLTSTQRFSHQTLQQTPMIGTMTPLGPQGVQAGIRSASILPEQQQQQQQQQQQQQQQQQQQQQQQQQQQQQQQQQQQQQQQQILRQQQQQQQQQQQQQQQQQQQQQAAPPQPQPQSQPQFQRQGLQQTQQQQQTAALVRQLQQQLSNTQPQPSTNIFGRY; translated from the exons ATGGCGGCCTTCGGGATCTTGAGCTACGAACACCGGCCCCTGAAGCGGCCGCGGCTGGGGCCTCCTGATGTGTACCCTCAAGATCCCAAACAGAAGGAG GATGAATTAACGGCCTTGAATGTAAAGCAAGGTTTCAATAACCAGCCCGCTGTCTCTGGGGATGAACATGGCACCGCCAAGAATGTCAACTTTAATCCTGCCAAG ATCAGTTCCAACTTCAGCAGCATCATTGCAGAGAAGTTACGTTGTAACACCCTCTCTGACACCGGTAGAAGGAAGCCCCAAGTGAACCAGAAGGACAACTTCTGGCTGGTGACTGCACGATCCCAGAGTGCCATTAACACTTGGTTTACTGATCTGGCTGGCACCAAGCCACTCACACAACTTGCCAAAAAG GTCCCCATTTTCAGTAAGAAGGAAGAAGTGTTTGGGTACTTAGCCAAATACACAGTGCCTGTGATGCGGGCCGCCTGGCTCATTAAGATGACCTGTGCCTACTATGCAGCAATCTCAGAGACCAAGGTTAAGAAGAGACATGTTGACCCCTTCACAG AATGGACTCAGATCATCACCAAGTGCTTATGGGAGCAGCTTCAAAAGATGGCTGAATACTACCGGCCAGGACCTGCTGGAAGTGGGGGCTGTGGCTCCACTATAGGGCCCTTGCCCCATGATGTTGAGATGGCAATCCGGCAGTGGGACTACAATGAGAAGCTGGCCATGTTCATGTTTCAG GACGGAATGCTGGACAGACATGAGTTCCTGACCTGGGTACTTGAGTGTTTTGAGAAAATCCGCCCTGGAGAGGATGAATTGCTTAAACTGCTGCTGCCTTTGCTGCTTCGA TACTCTGGAGAGTTTGTTCAGTCTGCGTACCTCTCCCGCCGCCTTGCCTACTTCTGTACACGGAGACTGGCCCTGCAGCTGGATGGTGTGAGCAGTCACTCATCTCATGTGATGTCCGCTCAGTCAACAAGCACACTGCCTACCACCCCTGCTCCTCAGCCCCCAACTAGCAGCACACCCTCTACACCCTTTAGTGACCTGCTTATGTGCCCTCAGCACCGGCCCCTAGTTTTTGGCCTCAGCTGTATCCTTCAG ACCATCCTCCTGTGTTGTCCTAGTGCCCTGGTTTGGCACTATTCACTGACTGATAGTCGAATCAAGACTGGCTCACCACTTGACCACCTGCCTATTGCACCCTCCAACCTGCCCATGCCAGAGGGTAACAGTGCCTTCACTCAACAG GTCCGTGCAAAGTTGCGGGAGATCGAGCAACAGATCAAGGAGCGAGGACAGGCCGTTGAGGTTCGCTGGTCTTTTGATAAGTGCCAGGAAGCTACTGCAG GCTTCACCATTGGACGAGTACTCCATACTTTGGAAGTGTTGGACAGCCATAGTTTTGAACGCTCTGACTTCAGCAACTCTCTCGATTCCCTCTGTAATCGAATCTTTGGATTGGGGCCTAGCAAGGATGGGCACGAG ATCTCCTCAGATGATGATGCGGTGGTATCATTACTGTGTGAATGGGCTGTCAGCTGCAAGCGTTCTGGTCGGCATCGAGCGATGGTGGTAGCCAAgctgctggagaagagacaggcagAGATTGAGGCTGAG CGTTGTGGAGAATCAGAAGCTGCAGATGAGAAGGGTTCCATTGCCTCTGGCTCCCTTTCTGCTCCCAGTGCTCCCATTTTCCAAGATGTCCTCTTACAGTTTCTGGATACACAGGCTCCCATGCTGA cgGACCCCCGAAGTGAGAGTGAGCGAGTGGAATTCTTTAACTTGGTACTGCTGTTCTGTGAACTGATTCGACATGATGTTTTCTCCCACAACATGTACACTTGCACCCTCATCTCCCGAGGGGACCTTGCCTTCGGAGCCCCTGGTCCCCGGCCTCCCTCTCCCTTTGATGACCCAGCTGATGACCCAGAGCGCAAGGAGGCtgagggcagcagcagcagcaagctggaG GATCCAGGGCTCTCAGAGTCTATGGACATTGACCCTAGCTCCAGTGTGCTCTTTGAGGACATGGAGAAGCCTGATTTCTCA TTGTTCTCCCCCACTATGCCCTGTGAGGGGAAGGGCAGTCCATCCCCTGAGAAACCAGATGTTGAGAAGGAGGTGAAGCCCCCACCCAAGGAGAAGCTAGAAGGAACCCTTGGGGTTCTTTATGACCAGCCACGGCATGTGCAGTATGCCACACACTTTCCCATCCCCCAG GAGGAGTCATGCAGCCATGAGTGCAACCAGCGGTTGGTCGTACTGTTTGGGGTGGGAAAGCAGCGAGATGATGCCCGCCATGCCATCAAGAAAATTACCAAGGATATCCTGAAGGTTCTGAACCGCAAGGGGACAGCAGAAACTG ACCAGCTTGCTCCTATTGTGCCTCTGAATCCTGGAGACCTGACATTCTTAG GTGGGGAGGATGGACAGAAGCGGCGACGAAACCGACCTGAAGCTTTTCCCACTGCTGAGGATATCTTTGCTAAGTTCCAGCACCTTTCACATTATGACCAACACCAGGTCACGGCTCAG GTCTCCCGGAATGTTCTGGAGCAGATCACGAGCTTTGCCCTTGGCATGTCATACCACTTGCCTCTGGTGCAGCATGTGCAGTTTATCTTCGACCTCATGGAATATTCACTCAGCATCAGTGGCCTCATCGACTTTGCCATTCAG CTGCTGAATGAACTGAGTGTAGTCGAGGCCGAACTGCTTCTCAAATCCTCAGATCTGGTGGGCAGCTACACCACTAGCCTGTGCCTGTGCATCGTGGCTGTCCTGCGCCACTATCACGCCTGCCTCATCCTCAACCAGGACCAGATGGCACAGGTCTTTGAGGG GCTGTGTGGCGTAGTCAAGCATGGGATGAACCGGTCTGATGGTTCCTCTGCAGAACGCTGTATCCTTGCATATCTCTATGATCTGTACACCTCCTGTAGCCATTTAAAGAGCAAATTTGGGGAACTCTTCAG TGACTTCTGCTCCAAGGTGAAGAACACCATCTACTGCAATGTGGAGCCATCAGAGTCCAACATGCGCTGGGCACCCGAGTTCATGATCGACACTTTAGAGAACCCCGCCGCTCACACCTTCACCTACACGGGGCTAGGCAAGAGTCTTAGTGAGAACCCTGCTAACCGCTACAGCTTTGTCTGCAATGCCCTTATGCACGTCTGTGTGGGGCACCATGATTCGGATAG GGTGAATGACATCGCCATCCTGTGTGCAGAGCTGACCGGCTATTGCAAGTCACTGAGTGCAGAGTGGCTGGGAGTGCTTAAGGCCTTGTGCTGCTCCTCTAACAATGGCACTTGTGGTTTCAACGATCTCCTCTGCAATGTAGAT GTCAGTGACCTGTCTTTTCACGACTCCCTGGCCACTTTTGTTGCCATCCTCATCGCTCGGCAGTGTTTGCTCCTGGAGGATCTGATTCGCTGTGCAGCTATCCCTTCACTCCTTAATGCTG CTTGCAGTGAACAGGACTCCGAGCCAGGGGCCCGGCTTACCTGCCGCATCCTCCTCCACCTTTTCAAGACACCTCAACTCAATCCTTGCCAATCGGATGGAA ACAAGCCTACTGTAGGAATCCGCTCCTCCTGTGACCGCCACCTGCTGGCTGCCTCCCAGAACCGCATCGTGGATGGAGCTGTGTTTGCTGTTCTCAAGGCTGTGTTTGTACTTG GGGATGCAGAACTGAAGGGTTCGGGCTTCACTGTGACAGGAGGAACAGAAGAACTtccagaggaggagggaggaggtggcaGTGGTGGTCGGAGGCAGGGTGGCCGCAACATCTCTGTGGAGACAGCCAGTCTGGATGTCTATGCCAAGTACGTGCTACGCAGCATCTGCCAGCAG GAATGGGTAGGAGAACGTTGCCTTAAATCACTGTGTGAGGACAGCAATGACCTGCAAGACCCAGTGTTGAGCAGTGCCCAGGCCCAGCGCCTCATGCAGCTTATCTGCTACCCACATCGGCTGCTGGACAACGAGGATGGAGAAAACCCACAGCGGCAACGCATTAAGCGTATTCTCCAG AACTTGGACCAGTGGACCATGCGCCAGTCTTCATTGGAACTGCAGCTCATGATCAAGCAGACCCCTAACAAT GAGATGAATTCCCTCTTAGAGAACATTGCCAAGGCCACAATCGAGGTTTTCCAGCAGTCTGCAGAGACAGGGTCATCTTCTGGAAATGCTGCAAGCAACATGCCCAGCAGCAGCAAGACCAAGCCTGTGCTCAG CTCCCTAGAACGCTCCGGTGTATGGCTGGTGGCTCCTCTCATTGCCAAACTGCCCACCTCAGTCCAGGGGCATGTGTTAAAGGCTGCTGGGGAAGAGTTGGAGAAGGGCCAGCACCTGGACTCCTCTTCCCACAAAGAACGTGATCGACAAAAGCAAAAGAG CATGTCCCTGTTGAGCCAGCAGCCCTTCTTATCCCTGGTGCTGACATGTCTGAAGGGCCAGGATGAGCAGCGTGAGGGACTCCTTACCTCCCTCTACAGCCAGGTCCACCAG ATTGTGAATAATTGGAGAGATGACCAGTATTTAGACGATTGCAAACCAAAGCAGCTGATGCATGAGGCACTCAAACTGCGGCTCAACCTG GTGGGGGGCATGTTTGACACGGTGCAGCGCAGCACCCAGCAGACCACAGAGTGGGCTGTGCTCCTCCTGGATATCATCATCAGCGGCACTGTCGACATGCAGTCCAACAA CGAGCTCTTCACCACTGTCCTAGACATGCTAAGTGTGCTCATCAATGGGACCCTAGCTGCGGACATGTCCAGCATCTCCCAGGGCAGCATGGAGGAAAACAAACGTGCCTACATGAACCTGGTGAAGAAGCTGCGG AAAGAATTGGCGGAACGCCAGTCAGATAGTCTGGAAAAAGTTTACCAGCTGCTGCCACTGCCCAAGCCAACTCGAGATGTGATCACGTGTGAGCCGCAGGGCTCTCTTATAGACACCAAGGGCAACAAGATTGCTGGCTTCGACTCTATCTTCAAGAAGGAG GGTCTTCAGGTTTCCACCAAACAAAAGCTCTCTCCCTGGGATCTTTTTGAGGGCTTGAAGCCATCAGCGCCACTATCTTGGGGCTGGTTTGGAACAGTCCGGGTGGACCGGCGCGTGGCCCGTGGAGAGGAGCAGCAGCGGCTGCTGCTGTACCACACACACCTGAGGCCCCGGCCCCGTGCCTACTACCTGGAGCCACTGCCACTGCCTCCAGAAGATGAggaaccccctgcccccaccctgttAGAGCCTGAAAAAAAGGCTCCAGAGCCCCCCAAAACTGACAAACCTGGAGCTGCTCCACCCAGCACTGAGGAACGCAAGAAGAAGTCCACTAAGGGCAAGAAGCGCAGCCAGCCTGCCGCCAAGACGGAA GACTATGGAATGGGCCCAGGTCGAAGCGGCCCCTACGGAGTGACAGTGCCTCCAGACCTCCTGCACCATGCCAACCCTGGCTCCATCTCCCACCTTAGCTACAGGCAGAGCTCCATAGGCCTCTACACCCAGAACCAGCCACTGCCAGCAG GTGGCCCCCGCGTGGACCCATACCGCCCCATGCGGTTACCGATGCAGAAGCTGCCTACCCGCCCACCTTACCCTGGAGTGCTGCCCACGACCATGACTGGTGTCATGGGACTGGAACCTGCCCCCTACAAGACATCTGTGTACCGACAGCAGCAGCCTACAGCGCCCCAAGGACAGCGCCTTCGCCAACAGCTCCAGGCAAAGATA AGTCAGGGGATGTTGGGACAGTCATCTGTCCATCAGATGACTTCCAGTTCTTCGTACGGTTTGCAGACCTCCCAG GGCTATACTCCTTATGTTTCTCATGTGGGATTGCAGCAACACACAGGCCCTGCAG ATCCTACTCGCCACCTGCAGCAGCGGCCCAGTGGCTATGTGCACCAGCAGGCCCCAACCTATGGACATGGGCTGACCTCCACTCAAAG